The genome window TCGCCGGCGTCCACACCGACGGGACCATGTCGGGCGGGCGTTGCCGCGATGAACAGGCGCTTTCCGGTGGCGCTTTCGAATGTGCGCGTTTCGAACGGCGCAACCCCCACTGAATTGCCGCCGAGGCGCTTGGCGCCGGAGATGGTGGTGTACGTTACGCCGGCCTTTGGCAGCAGAGCCCGCCCGGCGTTATCGAGGTTGTCGAAGTGATGGTCGTGGCTGAGCAGAATCGCGTCCAGGTGACCAATCTGATCAGCGGAAAGTGCAGGCCCCGTTACCTTCCGATGGACAACAGGACTGTGAGGCCCTTTGTATTCGCCAGGCGGATCGAAGGTCGGATCGGTCAGGAAGCGGATGCCGTCGTACTCGATCAATACCGTCGGGCCGCCGATAAGGGTCAGCGTCAGATTAGGGTTGGCCATTTGCGCCTCCATTGAACCGTTGAGAAAAACTACCGAGGTGCGGCCTTCCACGGAATTCGCTAATCTCGCGCAATGGCTGAGCAGAATCGC of Paroceanicella profunda contains these proteins:
- a CDS encoding MBL fold metallo-hydrolase, yielding MVDAKRTRSRRKAAKARDCKEYPDVFPIRTCAILLSHCARLANSVEGRTSVVFLNGSMEAQMANPNLTLTLIGGPTVLIEYDGIRFLTDPTFDPPGEYKGPHSPVVHRKVTGPALSADQIGHLDAILLSHDHHFDNLDNAGRALLPKAGVTYTTISGAKRLGGNSVGVAPFETRTFESATGKRLFIAATPARHGPVGVDAGDVIGFAIGVQAPGDLLYITGDTLWFDGTAEVARRFAPKVVVLFTGAAEPRGRFHMTMGSEDALEAAAAFPDAALVSAHNEGWGHLKEDQDQLTDVFAKFNLGDRLTRFDKGKPITFAA